From a single Geothermobacter ehrlichii genomic region:
- a CDS encoding CGGC domain-containing protein yields the protein MKIAIIVRRETLDKCTGKGCLNAFFRRIDAFARYGDDAELVAFTQDGGDLEHKIARLKQLGVDVVHLSSCIRGKSPHYEDLAKKLAKDFAVVGYTHGPYRGRTRDAICLPRGDRKTAPIP from the coding sequence ATGAAGATCGCCATCATCGTGCGCAGGGAAACCCTCGACAAGTGCACCGGCAAGGGCTGCCTCAACGCCTTCTTCCGGCGGATCGACGCCTTTGCCCGCTACGGCGATGACGCCGAGCTGGTCGCCTTCACCCAGGACGGCGGCGACCTGGAGCACAAGATCGCCAGGCTGAAGCAGCTCGGCGTCGACGTGGTTCACCTGTCCAGCTGCATCCGGGGCAAGAGCCCCCACTACGAAGACCTGGCAAAAAAACTGGCGAAGGATTTCGCGGTCGTCGGTTACACCCACGGCCCGTACCGGGGACGGACCCGGGACGCGATCTGCCTGCCGCGTGGTGACAGGAAAACAGCGCCAATCCCATAA
- a CDS encoding ABC transporter ATP-binding protein: MSKDVLFEIEDLHVSYGSIAAIKGISLQVRKGEIVTILGANGAGKTTTMRTISQLIKAKSGSIRFKGRELTRMSAHQVVRLGISHSPEGRRVFGILTVEENLLLGAFTRKKVDPEILRWVYELFPRLEERKKQLAGTLSGGEQQMLAIGRALMSNPEMLLLDEPSLGIAPILVKAIFEQIREIARKGVTVLLVEQNAKAALKLADRGYVLDVGRIALAGTSEELLASPKVQEAYLGKKH; the protein is encoded by the coding sequence ATGAGCAAGGATGTCCTGTTCGAAATAGAAGACCTGCACGTCAGTTACGGCAGCATCGCCGCCATCAAGGGGATTTCGCTGCAGGTGCGCAAGGGGGAGATCGTCACCATCCTTGGCGCCAACGGCGCCGGCAAGACCACCACCATGCGCACCATCAGCCAGCTGATCAAGGCCAAGAGCGGCTCCATCCGCTTCAAGGGGCGGGAGCTGACCAGAATGTCCGCCCACCAGGTGGTGCGGCTGGGCATCAGCCATTCGCCGGAAGGCCGGCGGGTGTTCGGCATTCTCACCGTCGAGGAGAACCTGCTGCTCGGCGCCTTCACCCGCAAGAAGGTCGACCCGGAAATCCTGCGCTGGGTCTACGAGCTCTTCCCCCGGCTCGAGGAGCGCAAGAAGCAGCTCGCCGGCACCCTCTCCGGCGGCGAGCAGCAGATGCTGGCCATCGGCCGGGCGCTGATGAGCAATCCGGAAATGCTGCTGCTCGACGAGCCGTCCCTGGGCATCGCGCCGATCCTGGTCAAGGCGATTTTCGAGCAGATCCGGGAGATCGCCCGCAAGGGGGTCACCGTGCTGCTGGTCGAGCAGAACGCCAAGGCGGCCCTCAAGCTCGCCGATCGTGGCTATGTACTCGATGTCGGCAGGATCGCCCTGGCCGGCACCTCGGAAGAGCTGCTCGCCTCGCCCAAGGTGCAGGAGGCGTACCTGGGGAAGAAGCATTAG
- a CDS encoding ABC transporter ATP-binding protein, which produces MAPNELILKNVTKRFGGLVAVDDLSMTVAPGQIYGLIGPNGAGKTTVFNNITGIYRPEEGSIRWRGEELVGLPPHKIVARGIVRTFQTIRLFGEMSVAENIMSGRHIRSSQGWWHGIVHTPGSRRDERENWKKVEEQLEFFDLGEYAAMPAGSLPYGIQRRVEMARAMAVDPTLLILDEPAAGLNDAETLQLLETIFRIRDKGVTILLIEHDMDMVMEATDYLTVLNFGKKIAEGTPEEIQQNPAVIEAYLGSEDDE; this is translated from the coding sequence ATGGCGCCTAACGAGCTGATTCTGAAGAATGTCACCAAGCGATTCGGCGGCCTGGTGGCGGTCGACGATCTGAGCATGACCGTCGCGCCGGGACAGATCTACGGCCTGATCGGCCCCAACGGCGCCGGCAAGACCACCGTTTTCAACAACATCACCGGCATCTACCGGCCGGAAGAAGGTTCCATCCGCTGGCGGGGCGAAGAGCTGGTCGGCCTGCCGCCGCACAAGATCGTTGCCCGCGGCATCGTTCGCACCTTTCAGACCATTCGCCTGTTCGGTGAGATGTCGGTGGCCGAGAACATCATGAGCGGCCGGCACATCCGCAGCAGCCAGGGCTGGTGGCACGGCATCGTCCACACCCCCGGTTCCCGCCGGGACGAGCGCGAGAACTGGAAGAAGGTCGAGGAGCAGCTCGAGTTCTTCGATCTCGGCGAGTACGCCGCCATGCCGGCCGGCAGTCTGCCCTACGGCATCCAGCGGCGGGTGGAGATGGCGCGGGCGATGGCGGTCGATCCGACCCTGCTGATTCTCGACGAGCCGGCCGCCGGCCTCAACGATGCCGAAACCCTGCAGCTGCTGGAAACCATTTTCCGTATCCGTGACAAAGGGGTCACGATTCTGCTGATCGAGCACGACATGGACATGGTGATGGAGGCGACCGACTATCTGACGGTGCTCAACTTCGGCAAGAAGATCGCCGAGGGAACGCCGGAGGAGATTCAGCAGAATCCGGCGGTCATCGAGGCCTACCTGGGAAGCGAGGATGACGAATGA
- a CDS encoding branched-chain amino acid ABC transporter permease: MEKLQRFGYPVFFAVMAVLPHLLNPRWQAVAITFLIFAVVALSQDIVLGKCGMFNMGQALFFGLGAYATAILNSKFGWPMLATIPVAILVPALFGILLAGPIVHLRGDYLLVTTIGFNIVFVQVLQNDLGGLTGGPNGIFGLDAMNLFGLRLASQVSVYYFAFAVLLFTLWLMHNLETSKAGRALHYLREDQLAAESIGINARVYKIFAFGLSAGIAGLAGTVYATQYSAVSPEAFDFIQSVLFFSIVIVGGSSVPGVLLGVFVMFVLPEIFREFATWRFFIFGFAMILAMILRPRGIWPAKFGRIPAYLVKESKHGA, from the coding sequence ATGGAGAAACTGCAACGCTTTGGCTACCCGGTCTTTTTCGCGGTGATGGCGGTGCTGCCGCACCTGCTCAATCCGCGCTGGCAGGCGGTGGCCATCACCTTCCTGATCTTTGCCGTCGTCGCCCTGTCGCAGGACATCGTCCTGGGCAAGTGCGGCATGTTCAACATGGGCCAGGCGCTCTTCTTCGGGCTGGGCGCCTATGCCACCGCCATCCTCAACAGCAAGTTCGGCTGGCCGATGCTGGCGACCATCCCGGTGGCCATCCTGGTGCCGGCGCTGTTCGGCATCCTGCTGGCTGGCCCGATCGTCCACCTGCGCGGCGACTATCTGCTGGTGACCACCATCGGCTTCAACATCGTCTTCGTGCAGGTGCTGCAGAACGATCTCGGCGGTCTGACCGGCGGGCCCAACGGCATCTTCGGCCTCGACGCCATGAACCTGTTTGGTCTCAGGCTCGCCAGCCAGGTGTCGGTCTACTACTTCGCCTTCGCCGTGCTGCTGTTCACCCTCTGGCTGATGCACAACCTCGAAACCAGCAAGGCCGGCCGGGCGCTGCACTACCTGCGCGAGGACCAGCTGGCCGCCGAGAGCATCGGCATCAACGCCCGGGTCTACAAGATTTTCGCCTTCGGCCTGTCGGCGGGCATCGCCGGGCTGGCCGGAACGGTCTACGCCACCCAGTATTCCGCCGTCAGCCCCGAGGCCTTCGACTTCATCCAGTCGGTGCTCTTCTTCAGCATCGTCATCGTCGGCGGTTCCTCGGTGCCGGGGGTGCTGCTGGGGGTTTTCGTGATGTTCGTGCTGCCGGAGATCTTCCGCGAGTTCGCCACCTGGCGCTTCTTCATCTTCGGCTTCGCCATGATCCTGGCGATGATCCTGCGCCCGCGCGGCATCTGGCCCGCCAAGTTCGGCCGCATTCCGGCATATCTGGTCAAGGAGTCGAAGCATGGCGCCTAA
- a CDS encoding branched-chain amino acid ABC transporter permease: MDIFLQQLANGLTIGSMFALVALGYTMVYGVMRLINFAHGDLVAASAFVGLTIYTQVMGQATSLAAVIAIFLLTAGVMACVGVLLERLAYRPLRTAPRLSAVVSALGASLVIQNGVMLIWGPQMRIFPELVPQVYYTFGGVVISLMQVIILVLSLVLMIALYLFVEKTRMGAAIRAASIDQDAARLMGINVNQIIVLIFVIGSSLGAVGGLFIGLYYRGITFNMGWQYGLYAFIAAIIGGIGNIPGAMLGGMLLGLFNAFIAGYVSSTWADAFTFILLIVILIVRPTGILGERVAEKV, encoded by the coding sequence ATGGATATCTTTCTGCAACAGCTGGCCAACGGCCTGACCATCGGCAGCATGTTTGCGCTGGTCGCCCTCGGCTACACCATGGTCTACGGGGTTATGCGCCTGATCAATTTCGCCCACGGCGACCTGGTCGCGGCCTCGGCCTTCGTCGGCCTGACCATCTATACCCAGGTGATGGGGCAGGCGACCTCGCTGGCGGCGGTGATCGCCATCTTTCTGCTGACGGCCGGAGTCATGGCCTGTGTCGGCGTGCTGCTCGAACGGCTCGCCTACCGGCCCCTGCGCACCGCCCCGCGCCTGTCGGCGGTGGTGTCGGCCCTGGGGGCGTCGCTGGTGATCCAGAACGGCGTCATGCTGATCTGGGGACCGCAGATGCGCATCTTTCCCGAGCTGGTGCCGCAGGTCTACTACACCTTTGGCGGGGTGGTCATCAGCCTGATGCAGGTGATCATCCTGGTGCTGTCCCTGGTGCTGATGATCGCCCTCTACCTGTTCGTCGAGAAGACCCGCATGGGCGCGGCGATCAGGGCGGCGTCCATCGACCAGGATGCCGCCCGGCTGATGGGCATCAACGTCAACCAGATCATCGTGCTGATCTTCGTCATCGGCTCTTCGCTGGGGGCGGTCGGCGGTCTGTTCATCGGCCTCTACTATCGCGGCATCACCTTCAACATGGGCTGGCAGTACGGTCTCTACGCCTTCATCGCGGCGATCATCGGCGGCATCGGCAACATTCCCGGCGCCATGCTCGGCGGCATGCTGCTGGGACTGTTCAATGCTTTCATCGCCGGTTACGTCTCGAGTACCTGGGCCGACGCCTTTACCTTCATTCTGCTGATCGTGATTCTGATTGTCCGTCCCACCGGCATTCTCGGTGAGCGGGTTGCGGAGAAAGTCTGA
- a CDS encoding branched-chain amino acid ABC transporter substrate-binding protein — MKRLNRLMLALAAVCLLAAPALADTLKVGVQAPITGSYANEGQGIDNGVRLLAEQINAKGGVLGKKIEVITCDDQGTAMAAAICAKDLVNQGVKMVIGSYTSTCAEAAQKTYFDAGVIQTSDGTADSLTEKGYWTFLRNSFPNSAEAEFAANYMVKVKKYKRIVIISDFSTYADGLANATEAAVKKLGGNVVSRDKIKADSQNFTPVLTRIKAKNPDVIFFAGYYTDGGQLRAQQVALGIKADFIGGDANDNPDFAKLAGSAAKGAYIVNVPSPDVLPYDIAKSFIAAYKKKYGIMPASIWGLMNIDGMRAIIHGMEQTKSFDTKKVVEYLKNMKEPLPGITGPIAFAEDGNRKGGSYVVKMIQADGSYKHVYVQ; from the coding sequence ATGAAGAGACTGAATCGACTGATGCTGGCCCTGGCGGCCGTCTGCCTGCTGGCGGCGCCCGCTCTGGCCGACACCCTCAAGGTCGGTGTCCAGGCCCCGATCACCGGTTCCTATGCCAACGAAGGCCAGGGGATCGACAACGGTGTCCGCCTGCTCGCCGAGCAGATCAACGCCAAAGGCGGTGTGCTGGGCAAGAAGATCGAAGTGATCACCTGTGACGACCAGGGGACCGCCATGGCCGCGGCCATCTGCGCCAAGGACCTGGTCAACCAGGGAGTCAAGATGGTCATCGGCTCCTACACCTCGACCTGCGCCGAGGCGGCTCAGAAGACCTACTTCGACGCCGGCGTCATCCAGACTTCGGACGGCACCGCCGACAGCCTGACCGAGAAGGGCTACTGGACCTTCCTGCGCAACTCGTTCCCCAACAGCGCCGAGGCCGAGTTCGCCGCCAACTACATGGTCAAGGTCAAGAAGTACAAGCGCATCGTCATCATCTCCGACTTCTCGACCTACGCCGACGGGCTGGCCAACGCCACCGAGGCGGCGGTCAAGAAGCTCGGCGGCAACGTCGTCTCGCGTGACAAGATCAAGGCCGACTCGCAGAACTTCACCCCGGTGCTGACCCGCATCAAGGCCAAGAATCCGGACGTGATCTTCTTCGCCGGCTATTACACCGACGGCGGCCAGCTGCGCGCCCAGCAGGTGGCCCTCGGCATCAAGGCCGACTTCATCGGCGGCGACGCCAACGACAACCCCGACTTCGCCAAGCTGGCCGGTTCCGCCGCCAAGGGCGCCTACATCGTCAACGTCCCCTCGCCGGACGTGCTGCCCTATGACATCGCCAAGTCTTTCATCGCCGCCTACAAGAAGAAGTACGGCATCATGCCGGCCTCGATCTGGGGTCTGATGAACATCGACGGCATGCGCGCCATCATTCATGGCATGGAGCAGACCAAGAGCTTTGACACCAAGAAGGTCGTCGAGTACCTGAAGAACATGAAGGAGCCCCTGCCGGGCATCACCGGCCCGATCGCCTTTGCCGAGGACGGTAATCGCAAGGGCGGTTCCTACGTGGTCAAGATGATCCAGGCCGACGGCAGCTACAAGCACGTGTACGTCCAGTAA
- a CDS encoding proline dehydrogenase family protein gives MSLFNQLVSRTIMHIPAPVVRFFAKGYIAGERLEDAVRVSRELNGRGIMTTIDVLGEFITTLDQAENFKRECLGILDTIDREKLDANLSLKPSQMGLLLDREQALANIREIVARAADLGNFVRIDMEDISCTDATLDFYRALREEFPGHVGVVLQAYLRRTPADVAALADAPMNFRLCKGIYNEPRTAAWKNQETINRSFVHILEKMLAAGAYVGIATHDEKLVFEAMRLVDEQGLKPEQYEFQMLLGVDEELRDIIVAAGHRLRVYVPYGESWLPYSRRRLKENPSIAEHALRQMLNMRKV, from the coding sequence ATGTCGCTCTTCAACCAGCTGGTATCGCGCACCATCATGCACATCCCGGCGCCGGTGGTGCGCTTCTTCGCCAAGGGCTACATCGCCGGTGAGCGGCTCGAGGACGCGGTGCGGGTGAGTCGCGAACTGAACGGCCGGGGCATCATGACCACCATCGACGTGCTCGGCGAGTTCATCACCACCCTCGACCAGGCCGAAAATTTCAAGCGGGAGTGCCTCGGGATTCTCGACACCATCGACCGCGAAAAGCTGGACGCCAACCTGTCGCTGAAACCGAGTCAGATGGGCCTGCTCCTGGACCGGGAGCAGGCGCTGGCCAACATCCGCGAGATCGTGGCGCGGGCGGCGGATCTGGGCAACTTCGTCCGCATCGACATGGAGGACATCTCCTGCACCGACGCCACCCTCGATTTCTACCGGGCGTTGCGCGAGGAGTTTCCCGGTCACGTCGGGGTGGTGCTGCAGGCCTATCTGCGCCGCACGCCGGCGGATGTCGCCGCCCTGGCCGATGCGCCGATGAACTTCCGGCTCTGCAAGGGTATCTACAACGAACCGCGTACCGCCGCCTGGAAGAATCAGGAAACCATCAACCGCAGTTTCGTCCACATCCTTGAGAAGATGCTGGCCGCCGGCGCCTATGTCGGCATCGCCACCCACGACGAGAAGCTGGTCTTCGAGGCGATGCGCCTGGTCGACGAGCAGGGGCTGAAGCCGGAGCAGTACGAGTTCCAGATGCTGCTCGGGGTCGACGAGGAGCTGCGCGACATCATCGTCGCCGCCGGTCACCGGCTGCGGGTCTATGTCCCCTACGGCGAATCCTGGCTGCCCTACTCGCGGCGGCGGCTGAAGGAGAATCCGAGCATCGCCGAGCATGCCCTGCGGCAGATGCTGAACATGCGCAAGGTTTGA
- the pruA gene encoding L-glutamate gamma-semialdehyde dehydrogenase yields MMSHLYNNAIVEVPRPENEPVLSYAPGSAERAKLKAALDEIAGQKIEIPLIIGGREVRTGNIAQVVMPHDHGHVLAEYHQAGPKEVEQAIEAALEAQKVWRSLRWEDRAAIFLKAADLLAGKYRYRMNAASMLSTSKNVFQAEIDAACELIDFLRFNVYYAQQIYREQPMYNAAGSWNLVQHRPLEGFVFAVTPFNFTAIAGNLPTSPAIMGNVAVWKPASSCVYTPYLFMQILKEAGLPDGVINFVPGRGAAVGDVCLAHPDLAGVHFTGSTEVFQNMWRTIGENIQRYKSYPRIVGETGGKDFVFAHASADIPSLVTALVRGAYEYQGQKCSAASRAYIPESIWPQVQQALLDELKQTRMGDVRDFRNLVNAVIDRKAFSDITAYIDYARESADAVILAGGNYDDSKGYFIEPTVILASKPDFKTMVEEIFGPVLTIYVYPDAEYEQTLQLCDRTSPYALTGAIFAQERQAVSQALAALENCAGNFYINDKPTGAVVGQQPFGGGRASGTNDKAGSPLNLVRWVSPRTIKENFVPPTAVPYPFMDAE; encoded by the coding sequence ATGATGTCACACCTTTACAACAACGCCATTGTCGAGGTTCCCCGTCCCGAAAACGAGCCGGTCCTTTCCTATGCCCCCGGCAGTGCCGAACGGGCGAAGCTCAAGGCCGCCCTGGACGAGATTGCCGGCCAGAAGATCGAGATTCCCCTGATCATCGGCGGCCGCGAGGTGCGTACCGGCAACATCGCCCAGGTGGTGATGCCGCACGATCACGGCCATGTTCTCGCCGAATATCATCAGGCCGGCCCGAAAGAGGTTGAGCAGGCCATCGAGGCCGCCCTCGAGGCGCAGAAGGTCTGGCGCAGCCTGCGCTGGGAGGATCGGGCGGCCATCTTCCTCAAGGCGGCGGATCTGCTGGCCGGCAAGTACCGCTACCGGATGAACGCCGCTTCCATGCTGTCGACCAGCAAAAACGTTTTTCAGGCCGAGATCGACGCCGCCTGCGAGCTGATCGACTTTCTGCGCTTCAACGTCTACTACGCCCAGCAGATCTACCGGGAGCAGCCGATGTACAACGCGGCCGGCAGCTGGAACCTGGTGCAGCACCGGCCGCTGGAAGGCTTCGTCTTCGCCGTCACGCCCTTCAACTTCACCGCCATCGCCGGCAACCTGCCGACCTCGCCGGCGATCATGGGCAACGTGGCGGTGTGGAAGCCGGCTTCGAGCTGTGTCTACACCCCCTACCTCTTCATGCAGATTCTCAAGGAAGCCGGTCTGCCGGACGGCGTCATCAACTTCGTTCCCGGGCGCGGCGCCGCCGTCGGTGATGTCTGCCTGGCGCATCCCGATCTGGCCGGCGTGCATTTCACCGGCAGCACCGAGGTCTTCCAGAACATGTGGCGGACCATCGGCGAGAACATCCAGCGCTACAAGTCCTACCCGCGCATCGTCGGCGAGACCGGCGGCAAGGACTTCGTCTTCGCCCATGCTTCCGCCGACATCCCTTCGCTGGTGACGGCGCTGGTGCGCGGCGCCTACGAGTATCAGGGGCAGAAATGCTCCGCCGCTTCGCGCGCCTACATTCCCGAATCGATCTGGCCGCAGGTGCAGCAGGCGCTGCTCGACGAGCTGAAACAGACCCGGATGGGCGATGTCCGCGATTTCCGCAACCTGGTCAACGCTGTCATCGACCGCAAGGCCTTCAGCGACATCACCGCCTATATCGATTACGCCAGGGAGTCGGCCGACGCGGTCATTCTCGCCGGCGGCAATTACGACGACAGCAAGGGCTACTTCATCGAGCCGACGGTGATTCTGGCCAGCAAGCCCGACTTCAAGACCATGGTCGAGGAGATCTTCGGTCCGGTACTGACCATCTACGTCTATCCCGACGCCGAATACGAGCAGACCCTCCAGCTGTGCGACCGGACCTCGCCCTACGCCCTGACCGGCGCCATCTTCGCCCAGGAGCGGCAGGCGGTCAGCCAGGCCCTGGCGGCGCTGGAGAACTGCGCCGGCAACTTCTACATCAACGACAAGCCGACCGGTGCCGTCGTCGGCCAGCAGCCCTTCGGCGGCGGCCGCGCCTCCGGCACCAACGACAAGGCCGGCAGCCCCCTCAACCTGGTGCGCTGGGTGTCGCCGCGGACGATCAAGGAGAATTTCGTGCCGCCGACCGCCGTCCCCTATCCCTTCATGGACGCCGAGTAG
- a CDS encoding sigma-54 interaction domain-containing protein, whose protein sequence is MNLSNESATRRLEALVRELDAIIDSSSDGLWICDAEGRVIRINPASERINNIRAEEVVGKRMDELLAAGFVDRSAALEALKEKRVVSLLQTNHNGRRLISTGTPVFDEAGEVIRVVVSERDITETERLQRQLEEQQAMEESYRDQMLQMQQLELRNQPIIARSPAFARVLRQALKVAAADSSVLITGESGTGKGLLADIIHQHSARADKPLIKLNCGAIPETLIESELFGYEKGAFTGARSSGKPGHLELANGGILFLDEIAELPLASQVKLLRFLEDGRITRLGGTRTVQVDVRIIAATHQDLQKMVDEGRFRFDLFYRLNVIPLNVPPLRERRECILPLVRHYLEHFGGRIGAQKRLTTAASDRLEAYDFPGNVRELMNICERLVVMSETNLIDVSDLPAVVLGKEAADDELNGDWPTQMGLEQIVASVERQVLRRACERYRSQARIAAALGVSQPTIARKLKKYGLSCG, encoded by the coding sequence ATGAACCTTTCAAACGAGAGCGCGACCCGGCGGCTCGAGGCGCTGGTCCGGGAGCTCGACGCCATCATCGATTCGTCGTCCGACGGGCTGTGGATCTGTGACGCCGAGGGGAGGGTGATCCGCATCAATCCGGCGTCGGAGCGGATCAACAACATCCGCGCCGAGGAGGTGGTCGGCAAGCGGATGGACGAGCTGCTGGCAGCCGGTTTCGTCGACCGTTCGGCGGCCCTCGAGGCGCTGAAGGAGAAGCGGGTGGTCAGCCTGCTGCAGACCAACCACAACGGCCGGCGCCTGATCTCCACCGGCACGCCGGTGTTCGACGAGGCGGGCGAAGTCATCCGGGTGGTGGTCAGCGAGCGGGACATCACCGAGACCGAACGGTTGCAGCGGCAGCTCGAGGAGCAGCAGGCGATGGAGGAGAGCTACCGCGACCAGATGCTGCAGATGCAGCAGCTGGAACTGCGCAACCAGCCGATCATCGCCCGCAGCCCGGCCTTTGCCCGGGTGCTGCGCCAGGCGCTGAAGGTGGCCGCCGCCGATTCCTCGGTGCTGATCACAGGCGAATCGGGCACCGGCAAGGGGCTGCTGGCCGACATCATTCACCAGCATTCCGCCCGCGCCGACAAGCCGCTGATCAAGCTGAACTGCGGCGCCATTCCCGAAACCCTGATCGAATCGGAACTGTTCGGCTACGAGAAGGGGGCTTTTACCGGCGCCCGCAGCTCCGGCAAGCCGGGGCACCTGGAGCTGGCCAATGGCGGCATTCTCTTCCTCGACGAAATCGCCGAGCTGCCGCTGGCCTCGCAGGTCAAGCTGCTCCGCTTTCTCGAGGACGGCCGCATCACCCGTCTTGGCGGCACTCGGACGGTGCAGGTCGACGTGCGCATCATCGCCGCCACCCACCAGGATCTGCAGAAGATGGTCGACGAGGGGCGTTTCCGGTTCGATCTCTTCTACCGCCTCAACGTCATTCCCCTCAACGTGCCGCCGCTGCGGGAGCGCCGGGAATGCATCCTGCCGCTGGTGCGGCACTATCTCGAGCATTTCGGCGGCAGGATCGGCGCGCAGAAGCGGTTGACCACGGCGGCCTCCGACCGCCTCGAGGCCTACGATTTCCCCGGCAACGTGCGGGAGCTGATGAACATCTGCGAACGGCTGGTGGTGATGAGCGAAACCAATCTCATCGACGTCTCCGACCTGCCGGCCGTCGTGCTCGGAAAAGAGGCGGCCGACGATGAACTGAACGGCGACTGGCCGACGCAGATGGGGCTGGAGCAGATCGTCGCCAGCGTCGAGCGGCAGGTGCTGCGCCGGGCCTGCGAGCGTTACCGCAGCCAGGCGCGCATCGCCGCCGCTCTCGGAGTCAGCCAGCCGACCATCGCCCGCAAGCTGAAGAAGTACGGTTTGAGTTGCGGCTAG
- the proC gene encoding pyrroline-5-carboxylate reductase, producing MVNGEKIGFIGGGNMAEAFINGLLNAGARTENIRFFEPNHDRRQHIAETYGVQAADDNRELVEWAGAVVLAIKPQIVKEVLRPLHGIFTRDKLLISILAGVSTRTIEGLLGGEPRVVRAMPNTPALVDAAASAICRGSYVEEGDMEHAAGLFRSVGTVHEVAEDQMDAVTGLSGSGPAYVFTVIEALAAAGVQQGLRLDVAHELALQTVYGAAKLVKETGEHPALLREKVCSPGGTTIAAIRTLEERGLRASLMEAVAVATRRSEELGRE from the coding sequence ATGGTCAACGGAGAAAAGATCGGTTTCATCGGCGGCGGCAACATGGCCGAGGCGTTCATCAACGGTCTGCTCAACGCCGGCGCCCGGACGGAGAACATCCGCTTTTTCGAGCCCAACCACGATCGGCGGCAGCACATTGCCGAAACCTACGGCGTGCAGGCGGCGGACGACAACCGCGAGCTGGTCGAGTGGGCCGGCGCCGTGGTGCTGGCCATCAAGCCGCAGATCGTCAAGGAGGTGCTGCGGCCGCTGCACGGCATTTTCACCCGCGACAAGCTGCTGATTTCCATTCTCGCCGGCGTTTCGACCCGGACCATCGAGGGGCTGCTGGGCGGCGAGCCGCGGGTGGTGCGGGCCATGCCCAACACCCCGGCCCTGGTCGATGCCGCCGCTTCGGCCATCTGTCGCGGCTCGTACGTCGAGGAGGGGGACATGGAGCACGCTGCCGGCCTCTTCCGTTCGGTGGGGACGGTGCACGAGGTGGCCGAGGACCAGATGGACGCTGTCACCGGCCTGTCCGGTTCCGGCCCCGCCTATGTCTTTACCGTCATCGAGGCGCTGGCTGCGGCCGGCGTGCAGCAGGGGCTGCGTCTCGATGTCGCTCACGAACTGGCGCTGCAGACGGTCTACGGTGCCGCCAAGCTGGTCAAGGAAACGGGCGAGCATCCGGCCCTGCTGCGGGAGAAGGTCTGTTCTCCCGGCGGCACTACCATCGCCGCCATCCGCACTCTCGAGGAGCGGGGGCTGCGCGCCAGCCTCATGGAGGCGGTGGCGGTGGCCACCCGGCGCTCCGAAGAACTGGGTCGGGAGTGA
- the speE gene encoding polyamine aminopropyltransferase yields the protein MSIWYTEKHTPHAGITLEIRRTLFSGKSEFQQLDIVETEEYGRMMLLDGLVMCTERDEFVYHDMIVHPALFVHPDPKQVLVIGGGDGGTIREVVRHPEVELATLCEIDGLVVEKSVEYLPSLACAIDGSHPKVKLHIDDGLAYIRENRDSFDVILVDSTDPIGPAVGLFEKDFYQLVHGALKEDGIMVAQSESPFYHAEIQKNMYQALREVFPIVEMYQAFIPTYPSGLWSFAFASKKYHPVRDFDRERAANRAFRTRYYNEDLHLGAFMLPTFAKENIEQQ from the coding sequence ATGAGCATCTGGTACACTGAAAAGCACACCCCGCACGCCGGCATCACCCTCGAGATCAGGCGCACCCTCTTTTCCGGCAAGAGCGAATTCCAGCAGCTTGACATCGTCGAGACCGAAGAGTACGGCCGCATGATGCTGCTCGACGGCCTGGTCATGTGCACCGAGCGGGATGAGTTCGTCTACCACGACATGATCGTGCATCCTGCCCTGTTCGTGCATCCGGATCCGAAACAGGTGCTGGTCATCGGCGGCGGCGACGGCGGCACCATCCGCGAGGTGGTCCGGCATCCCGAAGTCGAACTGGCCACACTCTGTGAAATCGACGGCCTGGTGGTGGAAAAATCGGTCGAATATCTGCCGAGCCTGGCCTGCGCCATCGACGGCAGCCACCCGAAGGTCAAACTGCACATCGACGACGGGCTGGCCTACATCCGGGAAAACCGGGACAGCTTCGATGTTATCCTGGTCGACTCCACCGATCCCATCGGCCCGGCGGTCGGCCTGTTCGAAAAAGACTTCTACCAGCTGGTTCACGGCGCCCTGAAAGAGGACGGCATCATGGTCGCCCAGAGCGAATCCCCCTTCTACCACGCCGAGATCCAGAAAAACATGTACCAGGCCCTGCGCGAGGTCTTTCCCATCGTCGAGATGTACCAGGCCTTCATCCCCACCTATCCGTCCGGCCTGTGGAGCTTCGCCTTCGCCAGCAAGAAGTACCACCCGGTCCGGGATTTCGACCGTGAGCGGGCGGCGAACCGGGCCTTCCGCACCCGGTATTATAACGAGGACCTGCACCTCGGCGCCTTCATGCTGCCGACCTTTGCGAAGGAGAATATCGAACAGCAGTAG